In Pseudomonas grandcourensis, the DNA window GAGTGAAAAACTGGCGCTGGCGATGAAGCGCTTTGATCCGGATGACAGTTGGAAAGAGGTGCCTGAAGATCAGGAGTAGCAGGCCTGACCTGCTACAAACCTTCAGAACGGTTGAGCGCAGTTATCTGATCGACAGGACGAATCGCTCTTCGCCCCCGGTGTTGTCGATGCAGGAGGATTGCTCAAGCTTGAATCCGCAGCGATCCAGTACTTTTCTGGAACCGGCGTTCTCCTTGAAGGCATACGCAACCAGTTGCGCAAGCCCCCAACGCACCCGTGCCTCCTGGATCAGGTGCCTCAGCGCCAGAGTCGCCAGCCCCTGGCCACACGCGCACTCAGCAATCCGATAGCCGACTTCAGCAGAACGGGTCGATGAATCGATGCTTTTCAGATTGGCTCGACCGACGATTCTCTGGCTGCAATCTTCGATGACAAAGGGGTGCCAGGCGCCGATGGCGAAATCGGACAAATAGCTTTCGATATGATTGGCGACACCCTGCAACGAGTAAAAAGCAGGGTCGCGCGCATCGATATGGGATTCGAACCATTCACGGTTCTGGATTTCGAAAGCCAGCAACGCTTGAGCGTCAGTCACTTTCAGCTCGCGTACGCTAAATGATTCCATTCATCACCTCTCCTGTGTCTTGTGCCGACTCGAGTCTATCCCATACCTGAACATCCTGGCCGAGCCTTGCCCTCTCGAGTCCGAGCGGCTTGCACAATACATATGGAAAATCGTATATTCGAATAACCATATGTATCGAGCCACGCCAATGCTCAATCCTGCCGCTGTATTCAAATGCCTGTCCGACGAAACCCGCGCCCGGGCCACCTTGCTCATCACCCGTGAAGGCGAGTTATGCGTGTGTGAACTGGTCTGCGCCTTGGACGACAGCCAGCCGAAAATTTCCCGCCATCTTGCCCAGCTTCGCGGCTGCGGCCTGCTTCTCGACCGCCGTCAGGGACAGTGGGTGTATTACCGGCTCAACCCCGATCTGCCTGCGTGGGTTCGCGACGTTCTCGAGACAACCTTGCTGGCAAACGCCGACTGGCTTGCGAACGACAGCACTCGCCTTGCCGCGATGGGCGACCGTCCGCTCAACACTTCCGCCTGCTGCTGACCCTTCACTCATCGAGACTCCGCATGCTTACTGCGTTTAGCATTTTCCTGCTGACCATGGTGTTGGTCATCTGGCAACCCAAGGGCCTGGGCGTCGGCTGGAGCGCCTCCCTGGGCGCCGTCCTGGCCCTGCTGGCAGGCGTCGTGACACTGAACGATATTCCACTGGTGTGGCACATTGTCTGGAACGCCACCGCGACCTTCATCTCGCTGATCATCATCAGTCTGCTGCTCGATGAGGCCGGGTTTTTCCAGTGGGCCGCACTGCATGTGGCGCGCTGGGCCAAGGGTGACGGTCGTCGCCTGTTCGTATTCACGATACTGCTGGGGGCCGGCGTATCCGCTCTGTTTGCCAACGACGGTGCAGCCCTGATCCTGACCCCCATCGTCGTTTCAATACTGCTCGCACTGCGTTTTTCGCCAGCCTCTACCCTGGCGTTCGTCATGGCGGCCGGTTTCATTGCCGACACGGCGAGCCTGCCCCTGGTGGTGTCCAACCTCGTCAACATCGTTTCGGCCGACTACTTCGACCTAGGCTTCAGCGAGTACGCCGCCATCATGGTGCCGGTCAACTTCGTTGCCGTGGCGACCACGCTCGTGGTGCTGTACTGGTTTTTCCGGCGCGACATTCCCAGGCACTACTCCCTCGATGACGTGATGGATCCGCGACGTGCCGTGCGTGATCCCCTGACCTTCCGCGTCGGCTGGGTTGTCCTGGCGCTGCTGCTGATCGGGCTGTTTGCCCTGGAACCCTTGGGCATTCCCATCAGCGCCATCTCAGCGGTCTGTGCCGCGTTGCTGTTCGCCGTGGCGGCGCGTGGGCATGTGATTTCAACGCGTCGGGTGCTGCGTGAGGCGCCCTGGCAGGTCGTGATCTTTTCGCTGGGCATGTACCTGGTGGTGTACGGGCTGAAAAACGCCGGGCTGACCACCTACATGACCATGGCCCTGAACCGCATGGCCGAATTCGGCATCTGGGGCGCCGCGTTGGGTACTGGGCTGCTCACGGCCTTGCTGTCATCGGGCATGAACAACATGCCCACGGTGCTGGTGGGTGCCCTGTCGATTCAGGCCAGCGACGCCACCGGTGTGGTGCGTGAAGCCATGATCTACGCCAATGTCATCGGCTCTGACCTGGGCCCCAAGATCACCCCCATCGGCAGCCTGGCCACCCTGCTCTGGCTGCATGTGCTGGAGCGCAAGGGCATCCGCATTACCTGGGGTTACTACTTCAAGGTCGGCGTGGTCCTGACCCTGCCGATTCTGTTCATCACCTTGTCTGCCCTGGCCCTGCGCCTGAGCGTTTAGCCCTGTGCGACTGCAAAGAGGAGTCACCATGCGCGTTCTGTTTATGTGTACCGCCAATAGCTGTCGCAGCATCCTGTCCGAAGCCATGTTCAACCATCTCGCCCCCGAAGGTTTTGAGGCGATCAGTGCCGGCAGCTTCCCCAAGGGGCAGGTGCTGCCCCGCAGCCTGAGCACGTTGCAAGAGGCCGGCATCGCCATCGACGGCTTGAGCAGCAAAGGCAATGACGCCTTCGAAGCCAACCCGCCGGACATCGTCATTACAGTCTGCGACAAGGCCGCCGGTGAGGCGTGCCCCGTGTACTTCGGGCCGGCGCTGAAAGCCCATTGGGGCCTGGAAGACCCATCGGACATACAGGGCGATGAAGCGACGGTATCGGCGGCATTCCACTCAACCCTGGCGCACATCGAAACGCGCTGCAAGGCATTGCTCGAACTGCCTTTTGCACAACTTGACCGCGATGCGCTGAAGCGGGAACTCGACCGCATCGGCACGCTTTGACCGGAGCCCCCATGACCCATCCCCTGCCCAATCTCGACACATCACTGACCCAGCCCATCGCCAGCGGACGCGACGACCGGCACAAGCCGCGCATCCTGTTGCTGTACGGTTCGACTCGTGCGCGGTCGTTCAGTCGCCTGCTGGTCGAGGAAGCAGCCCGGCTGCTCGAACACTTCGGTGCCGAGACACGGATCTTCAATCCATCAGGCCTGCCGCTGCCTGACGACGCGCCCTCCGATCACCCGAAAGTCCAGGAACTGCTCGAACTGATGCAGTGGTCCGAAGGCCAGGTCTGGTGTTCGCCAGAGCGTCACGGTTCCATGTCTGCGGTGTTCAAGGCGCAAATCGACTGGGTGCCGTTGGCATTGGGGGCCGTTCGCCCGACCCAGGGGAAAACCCTCGCGGTCATGCAAGTCTGCGGCGGTTCCCAGTCCTTCAATGTGGTGAATCAGCTTCGGGTGCTGGGGCGCTGGATGCGCATGTTCACCATCCCCAATCAATCCTCCGTGCCAAAGGCTTTTCTGGAGTTTGACGAGGCCAATCGCATGAAACCCTCGTCGCTGTACGACAGGGTGGTGGACGTCATGGAGGAACTGGTGAAATTTACCCTGCTGCTACGGGATCGCCCCGATCTGGTTGACCGCTACTCGGAGCGCAAAGAGTCCGCAGAGGAACTGACTCAGCGCGTGAATCAGCGGTCGATCTGACTGTAGAAGTGTTCCCCCAGGCTCTATAGCCGAAAAAAGTCGCAAACCCCACGACGGTTCAGGGCTTGCGACTCTTTGCCGAGACGTCCCTCAAGCTCACGGGACGTTTTCTACGGTATGCCTGCGGTGTTCATTGCCGAACGTGCAGGCTTGGTTCTCTACCTCAACCGCGTCGAAATCCGGTTCGTCCGGGGCGTCCGCCACATCCTCTCTGGCGACATCTGCGTCGGCCTTGGCAGCGTCCCGGGTTGCATCGTTACGCGCCAAACTGATATGTTTATTTTCATTAATCTTGCATATTGATTTTTATTGTGTCATTTATAGCCTCGCCGATCACAGGACTGATCCACCGCGTCAACCCGGATGGCGGGCACCCGTTTCCCCAAAATGCCTCCAGGGAGTCAACAATATGAACAAGACAGAACTTCTAGGTGCTCTGGCGCTGTGCGCTTTCAGTTTCCTGGCACAAGCCGACGAAGACAGCCTGCGTATCGGTATCGAAGCCGCCTACCCGCCCTTCTCCTTCAAGACACCCGAAGGCAACGTCAGCGGGTTCGACTACGACATCGGCAACGCCTTGTGCGAAGAAATGAAGGTCAAGTGCGAGTGGGTCATTCAGGAGTTCGACGGCATGATCCCGTCGCTCAAAGTGCGCAAGATCGATGCCGTGCTGTCGTCGATGTCGATCACCGAAGACCGGATGAAGTCCGTGGACTTCAGCAAAAAGTACTACCACACGCCAGGCAAGTTCGCGATGAAGGCCGGCAACGTGATCAACGACCCCTTGGTGGACCTCAAGGGCAAGAAAGTCGGAGTGCAACGCTCCTCGACTTATGATCGTTTTGCCACCGAGCAACTGGAAAAAGCCGGCGTCGTCGTGGTGCGTTACGGCTCGCAGAATGAGGCTTTCCTCGACCTGGCCTCGGGTCGCCTGGACGCCACCCTCGCCGACATCGTCAACACCGACGAAAGCTTTATCAAGACACCGGCAGGCCAGGGCTTCGCGCTGACCGGGCCGGACATCAACGACCCGAAATATTTTGGCCGGGGCGCCGGGATCGCCGTGCGCAAAGGCGACAGCGCCAACGTTGCGCGCCTGAGTGCGGCGATTGACGCCATTCGCGCCAATGGCAAGTACCAGCAAGTGATGGCCAGGTACTTCGCGTTCGATATCTACGGCGAGTAAGCCTTACCCCTGCCCCCTGCCCCCAGCCCCGGCGCCGGCCCTCCGCAGGCGTCTGTCGGGGCTTGTCTTGCGCGCCTCGCGGCGCTCGCTTGAGGAACTTCATCATGCTTCACGGCTACGGATCGAGCATTCTCGATGGCGCCTGGCTGACCATAAACCTGGCCTTGACGTCCATGTCCCTGGCGATTGCCCTGGGCCTGGTCGGCGCGGCCTTTCGCCTGTCACCGCTCAAATGGCTGGCCATGCTCGGGGAAAGCTACACCACCCTGATTCGCGGCATTCCAGACCTGGTGCTGATCCTGCTGATCTTCTACGGCGGCCAGGATCTGGTAAACCGCATTGCCCTGGCGCTCGGTTACACCCGCTATATCGACATCAACCCCTTTATCGCCGGTGTCTGCACCATGGGCTTCATTTTTGGCGCCTACCTCTCGGAAACCTTTCGCGGCGCCTTCATGGCGATTCCCAAGGGTCAGGCCGAGGCTGGCGTGGCCTATGGCATGGGCGGTGCGCAGGTGTTCTGGCGGATCCTGGTCCCGCAGATGATTCGTTTCGCCATCCCCGGGTTCACCAACAATTGGCTGGTGCTGACCAAATCCACCGCGCTGATCTCGGTGATTGGCTTGCAGGACATGATGTTCAAAGCCAAGAACGCCGCGGATGCCACACACGAGCCATTTACGTTTTTCCTCGCGGTGGCAGCGCTGTACCTGATGCTCACCAGCCTGTCCTTGCTGGTGCTGCGCTTTCTGGAAAAACACTACTCGGTCGGCATCAAAGCCACCGAATTGTGAGGGGGAGCCGCCCATGATTCTCGACTACAACCTGATCTGGGAAAACCTGCCGCTGTATTTCAATGGCGCCTTGTTGACCCTCAAAGTCCTGCTCATTTCCCTGGCCCTGGGTCTGGTATTGGCGATTCCACTGGCGCTGATGCGGGTGTCGCGATCGCCGCTGATCAACTTCCCGGCCTGGCTCTACACCTACGTGATTCGCGGTACGCCGATGCTGGTGCAATTGTTCCTGATCTATTACGGCCTGGCGCAGTTCGAAGCGGTGCGTCAAAGCGTGCTCTGGCCTTACCTCTCCAGCGCCACCTTTTGCGCCTGCCTGGCCTTCGCGATCAACACCAGTGCCTATAGCGCAGAGCTGCTGGCCGGCAGTCTGAAATCCACCCACCATGGCGAGATCGAAGCCGCCAGGGCCATGGGCATGTCACGCCTGACCCTGTACCGCCGCATTCTCATGCCGTCGGCCTTGCGCCGGGCATTGCCGCAATACAGCAACGAAGTGCTGATGATGCTGCAAACCACCAGCCTGGCCTCCATTGTCACCCTCGTCGACATCACCGGGGCCGCGCGTACGGTCAGCTCACGGTTCTATCTGCCGTTCGAGGCGTTCATCACCGCCGGCCTCATCTACCTCGCCCTGACCTTCATTCTGGTGCGCCTGTTCAAGCTGGCCGAGCGCCGCTGGCTGGCGTATCAGGCACCGCGCAAGCACTAAGGAGCTGCTATGGAGCACATTCAATACCTGTTGCCGTGGAGTGCCTCGGGCACCGAACGAACGCTGTCACTGTTCCGTTTTGGCAGTGGCCCACGCAAGGCCTACATCCAGGCGTCATTGCATGCCGACGAATTGCCGGGGATGCGCGTTGCCGTCGAGCTCAAGCGCCGTCTTCTGGAACTGGAAGCCCAAGGCCGCGTGACCGGGGTGATCGAGCTGGTGCCCATGGCCAATCCGATCGGGATCGCCCAGATGTTCCAGGCCACCCATCAGGGGCGCTTCGAGTTCTCCAGCGGCAAGAACTTCAATCGCGACTTCCCGGAATTGGCCGATGCCGTTGCACCGCTGCTGGAAGGCCGATTGGGCGACGATGCCGACGCCAACATCGCACTCATCCGTCGCGCCATGGTCGATGCCCTGGCCGCCATGCCGGCACCGACCTCCGAGCTCGACGGCCTGCGCCGCCTGTTGCTGCAGCATGCCTGTGACGCCGATGTGGTGCTGGACCTGCACTGCGATTTCGAATCGATCATGTTGATGTATGCGATGCCGCAAATCTGGCCACGCTTGCAGTCACTGGCCGCCCGCCTCGGCGCCGGGGTCACGTTACTGGCCGAAGATGCCGGCGGCAGTGCCTTCGACGAAGCCTGCGCCATTGCATGGCTACGCCTGGCCGAGCTGTTCCCCAAAGCCAACATTCCCCTGGCGTGCGCAGCCACCACCATCGAACTGCGTGGCATGGCAGACACCGAGCGCGAGCAATGCCTCGACAGTGCACAGGCCATTCTCGGGTATCTCGCCGAACAAGGCCTGATCAACGGTGACTGGCCAGCGGCACCGCCGAGCCATTGCCAGGCCATGCCATTCGCCGGCGCGCAGTACGCCTGTGCGCCCCACCCGGGTGTGGTGAGTTTTCTGCAACCGCTGGGCGCGCACGTCAAGGTCGGTGATCCGCTATTCGAAGTCATCGACCCGCTGACCGACCGCCACAGCGTGGTGAGCGCCAGCACCGACGGCATTCTCTATGCCCGCGAACGGCTGCGCTTTGCCCAGCCTGGATTGTGGTTGGCCAAAGTGGCAGGCGTCACCCCCATTCGCCAGGGTCGCTTGCTCAGCGACTGATTCCAGAGAGTTCAAATCATGTACAAACTTGAAGTTCGAGACCTGCATAAAAGCTACGGCGCACATCAGGTACTCAAAGGCGTGTCCCTGCAGGCACAGGCCGGTGACGTGATCAGCATCATCGGTTCCAGCGGCTCTGGCAAAAGCACGTTCCTGCGCTGCATCAACCTGCTGGAGCAACCCAATGCGGGCAATATCGTGCTCAATGGCGAACCGCTCAAGCTGGTGGCCAACAAGCTCGGCGGGTTGAAGGCGGCGGAACCCAAACAGTTGCAACGCATGCGTTCGCAACTATCGATGGTGTTTCAACACTTCAACCTGTGGTCACACATGAGCGCCCTGGAAAACGTCATGGAAGCGCCCGTGCATGTACTGGGCCTGGGCAAGAAAGAGGCACGGGAAAAGGCCGAGCACTACCTGAACAAAGTCGGTGTGGCGCACCGCATGAACGCCTGGCCGGCGCATATGTCCGGCGGCGAGCAGCAGCGCGTGGCCATTGCCCGCGCACTGGCGATGGAACCGCAAGTGATGCTGTTCGATGAGCCGACGTCGGCCCTCGACCCCGAACTGGTCGGCGAAGTGCTTAAAGTCATGCAGGATCTGGCGCAGGAAGGCCGCACCATGGTGGTGGTGACGCACGAAATGGGCTTTGCCCGCGAGGTGTCGAACCAACTGGTGTTCCTGCACAAGGGTATGGTCGAAGAGCGCGGCGACCCGCGTGAAGTGCTGGTCAACCCGCAGTCCGAACGCCTCCAGCAGTTCCTGGCTGGCAGCCTGAAGTAGAACCGCCACTCAGCCACTGCATGACGCTGCCCCACAAGGTTGGCTTCGGATACACTCCAGCCAACCTCGTCAGGGCATCAGGCACAGCCCTTCTCTCACCTTCAGGAAATGTTGAGCCGGATATGCCCACCCCATCGAAAGACACCACTGTCTATGCCGCACCGGTCATGCGCAAACTCACGGAAATCGTTTCCGAACTGCCGCCGTCACTGCGCAAGGTGGCGGACTTCATCCTGCGTCACCCGCTCAAGGCCGCGACGCTGACCATCGAGGAGATGGCCCACGAAACATTGACCTCACCCGCCGCCGTCAACCGTCTGGCCAAGGCACTGGACCTCGGTGGCTACAGCGGCATGAAGGCCGAGCTGGTCGCAACGTTGCAGCAGATGGTGTCGCCGGTCGACAAACTGCGCAACGAACTTGCCCATCGCCCGGGCGGTACGTTTGGCCTGCATGAGCAACTCCAGAGCGCCAGCAGCAACCTGGCCACCGCGGCGAGCAACAACCACGCCGACACATTTGAGGCGTTCGTCACTCGCCTGACCAAAGCCCGAAAAATCTACATCCTGGGGTTCGGCAACAGTGTCTACTTCGCCGGCCTCGCCGCCTCGACCCTGATGCCCTTCTGTGCGGACGCCACGGCCATCAGCATGGAGGGCGGCAACGAAAATGCCGCGTACCGACTGGCCGCGATCACCGATCAGGACGTGCTGCTGGCGATCGCCTTGCCGCGCTACTCCCTCGACACCCTGCAACTGGCACGCTTCGCCAATGAACGCGGCGCCTCGGTGCTGGCAATCACCGACTCACCCGCCTCGCCGCTCACCGGCATTGCCCAGCACACCCTGTTTGCGCCTTGCGATCACCCGGTGCTGACCAGCTCCAACATCGCCGTACTGGCCTTGATCGAAGGCTTGGTCGCCGGCGTGATGGCGCGCAATAAAGAAGCGGTCAAACTGGCAACCGAACTGACGGAAAGCGTGATGTCGTACCTGCACATTCCTGCCAGCGGTAAACCAGCGAAAAAGTG includes these proteins:
- a CDS encoding ABC transporter permease translates to MILDYNLIWENLPLYFNGALLTLKVLLISLALGLVLAIPLALMRVSRSPLINFPAWLYTYVIRGTPMLVQLFLIYYGLAQFEAVRQSVLWPYLSSATFCACLAFAINTSAYSAELLAGSLKSTHHGEIEAARAMGMSRLTLYRRILMPSALRRALPQYSNEVLMMLQTTSLASIVTLVDITGAARTVSSRFYLPFEAFITAGLIYLALTFILVRLFKLAERRWLAYQAPRKH
- a CDS encoding succinylglutamate desuccinylase/aspartoacylase family protein; this encodes MEHIQYLLPWSASGTERTLSLFRFGSGPRKAYIQASLHADELPGMRVAVELKRRLLELEAQGRVTGVIELVPMANPIGIAQMFQATHQGRFEFSSGKNFNRDFPELADAVAPLLEGRLGDDADANIALIRRAMVDALAAMPAPTSELDGLRRLLLQHACDADVVLDLHCDFESIMLMYAMPQIWPRLQSLAARLGAGVTLLAEDAGGSAFDEACAIAWLRLAELFPKANIPLACAATTIELRGMADTEREQCLDSAQAILGYLAEQGLINGDWPAAPPSHCQAMPFAGAQYACAPHPGVVSFLQPLGAHVKVGDPLFEVIDPLTDRHSVVSASTDGILYARERLRFAQPGLWLAKVAGVTPIRQGRLLSD
- a CDS encoding ABC transporter permease, producing the protein MLHGYGSSILDGAWLTINLALTSMSLAIALGLVGAAFRLSPLKWLAMLGESYTTLIRGIPDLVLILLIFYGGQDLVNRIALALGYTRYIDINPFIAGVCTMGFIFGAYLSETFRGAFMAIPKGQAEAGVAYGMGGAQVFWRILVPQMIRFAIPGFTNNWLVLTKSTALISVIGLQDMMFKAKNAADATHEPFTFFLAVAALYLMLTSLSLLVLRFLEKHYSVGIKATEL
- a CDS encoding MurR/RpiR family transcriptional regulator is translated as MPTPSKDTTVYAAPVMRKLTEIVSELPPSLRKVADFILRHPLKAATLTIEEMAHETLTSPAAVNRLAKALDLGGYSGMKAELVATLQQMVSPVDKLRNELAHRPGGTFGLHEQLQSASSNLATAASNNHADTFEAFVTRLTKARKIYILGFGNSVYFAGLAASTLMPFCADATAISMEGGNENAAYRLAAITDQDVLLAIALPRYSLDTLQLARFANERGASVLAITDSPASPLTGIAQHTLFAPCDHPVLTSSNIAVLALIEGLVAGVMARNKEAVKLATELTESVMSYLHIPASGKPAKK
- a CDS encoding arsenic transporter; translation: MLTAFSIFLLTMVLVIWQPKGLGVGWSASLGAVLALLAGVVTLNDIPLVWHIVWNATATFISLIIISLLLDEAGFFQWAALHVARWAKGDGRRLFVFTILLGAGVSALFANDGAALILTPIVVSILLALRFSPASTLAFVMAAGFIADTASLPLVVSNLVNIVSADYFDLGFSEYAAIMVPVNFVAVATTLVVLYWFFRRDIPRHYSLDDVMDPRRAVRDPLTFRVGWVVLALLLIGLFALEPLGIPISAISAVCAALLFAVAARGHVISTRRVLREAPWQVVIFSLGMYLVVYGLKNAGLTTYMTMALNRMAEFGIWGAALGTGLLTALLSSGMNNMPTVLVGALSIQASDATGVVREAMIYANVIGSDLGPKITPIGSLATLLWLHVLERKGIRITWGYYFKVGVVLTLPILFITLSALALRLSV
- a CDS encoding arsenate reductase ArsC → MRVLFMCTANSCRSILSEAMFNHLAPEGFEAISAGSFPKGQVLPRSLSTLQEAGIAIDGLSSKGNDAFEANPPDIVITVCDKAAGEACPVYFGPALKAHWGLEDPSDIQGDEATVSAAFHSTLAHIETRCKALLELPFAQLDRDALKRELDRIGTL
- a CDS encoding ABC transporter substrate-binding protein; amino-acid sequence: MNKTELLGALALCAFSFLAQADEDSLRIGIEAAYPPFSFKTPEGNVSGFDYDIGNALCEEMKVKCEWVIQEFDGMIPSLKVRKIDAVLSSMSITEDRMKSVDFSKKYYHTPGKFAMKAGNVINDPLVDLKGKKVGVQRSSTYDRFATEQLEKAGVVVVRYGSQNEAFLDLASGRLDATLADIVNTDESFIKTPAGQGFALTGPDINDPKYFGRGAGIAVRKGDSANVARLSAAIDAIRANGKYQQVMARYFAFDIYGE
- a CDS encoding ATP-binding cassette domain-containing protein, which translates into the protein MYKLEVRDLHKSYGAHQVLKGVSLQAQAGDVISIIGSSGSGKSTFLRCINLLEQPNAGNIVLNGEPLKLVANKLGGLKAAEPKQLQRMRSQLSMVFQHFNLWSHMSALENVMEAPVHVLGLGKKEAREKAEHYLNKVGVAHRMNAWPAHMSGGEQQRVAIARALAMEPQVMLFDEPTSALDPELVGEVLKVMQDLAQEGRTMVVVTHEMGFAREVSNQLVFLHKGMVEERGDPREVLVNPQSERLQQFLAGSLK
- a CDS encoding GNAT family N-acetyltransferase, yielding MESFSVRELKVTDAQALLAFEIQNREWFESHIDARDPAFYSLQGVANHIESYLSDFAIGAWHPFVIEDCSQRIVGRANLKSIDSSTRSAEVGYRIAECACGQGLATLALRHLIQEARVRWGLAQLVAYAFKENAGSRKVLDRCGFKLEQSSCIDNTGGEERFVLSIR
- the arsH gene encoding arsenical resistance protein ArsH; translated protein: MTHPLPNLDTSLTQPIASGRDDRHKPRILLLYGSTRARSFSRLLVEEAARLLEHFGAETRIFNPSGLPLPDDAPSDHPKVQELLELMQWSEGQVWCSPERHGSMSAVFKAQIDWVPLALGAVRPTQGKTLAVMQVCGGSQSFNVVNQLRVLGRWMRMFTIPNQSSVPKAFLEFDEANRMKPSSLYDRVVDVMEELVKFTLLLRDRPDLVDRYSERKESAEELTQRVNQRSI
- a CDS encoding metalloregulator ArsR/SmtB family transcription factor; this translates as MLNPAAVFKCLSDETRARATLLITREGELCVCELVCALDDSQPKISRHLAQLRGCGLLLDRRQGQWVYYRLNPDLPAWVRDVLETTLLANADWLANDSTRLAAMGDRPLNTSACC